The proteins below are encoded in one region of Winogradskyella helgolandensis:
- a CDS encoding 16S rRNA (uracil(1498)-N(3))-methyltransferase, whose translation MQLFYNPNISENDTSFSFDKDESRHIAKVLRKTIGDTLHITNGNGYLFTAEITLADQKHCTVSITSKSLQPKRHYNLHLAVAPTKMNDRYEWFLEKATEIGIETITPIICDHSERKIVKTERFEKIIQSAMKQSLQCYLPKLNTPIAFKDFMNQDFTDQIFIAHCEETDKKSLKSQLKLASDCTILIGPEGDFSVKEIEMALQHQFIPVTLGETRLRTETAAIAACHSVAFLNE comes from the coding sequence ATGCAGTTATTTTACAATCCAAATATTTCTGAAAACGATACAAGCTTTAGTTTTGACAAAGACGAAAGCCGACATATAGCAAAAGTTTTACGCAAAACTATTGGAGATACTTTACACATTACAAATGGAAACGGTTATTTATTTACAGCAGAAATCACTTTAGCAGATCAAAAGCATTGTACAGTTTCTATAACCTCTAAAAGTTTACAACCTAAACGCCATTATAATTTACATTTAGCGGTTGCACCAACAAAAATGAACGACAGATACGAGTGGTTTTTAGAAAAAGCAACTGAAATTGGTATTGAAACTATTACTCCTATTATTTGCGATCATAGCGAACGAAAAATTGTGAAGACGGAACGTTTTGAGAAAATAATTCAGTCTGCAATGAAACAATCATTGCAGTGTTATTTACCAAAACTAAATACTCCAATTGCGTTTAAAGACTTTATGAATCAAGATTTTACTGATCAGATTTTTATTGCGCATTGTGAAGAAACAGACAAAAAATCTTTAAAATCACAATTAAAGTTAGCATCGGATTGTACTATTTTAATTGGACCAGAAGGAGACTTTAGCGTTAAAGAAATTGAAATGGCCTTGCAACACCAGTTTATTCCTGTAACTTTGGGTGAGACACGCTTAAGAACAGAAACAGCTGCCATTGCAGCTTGCCATTCTGTTGCATTTTTAAATGAATAG
- a CDS encoding peptidylprolyl isomerase, protein MKHLFTLLILVPLFSFSQTSFEKQLDSISTPEEATSFLKENKPTHGKLFTFNKEKHKTRLADDLFNLSKGGKKVSRTDFKKTFYKVIDKAVVDYYKFNIIVFDAAKTSNEDAKTKRSKVLAQYESGYRFKDLAKHNSVGPTAKMGGDTGWIKAGEMSEAFDNEAFNEDHTLNEIFSIDDLENKKYYLVIKTENRTPIEEITVLKFTEDIE, encoded by the coding sequence ATGAAACATTTATTTACGCTTTTAATTTTAGTGCCTTTATTCAGCTTTTCTCAAACATCTTTTGAAAAACAACTAGATTCCATTTCAACGCCAGAAGAAGCAACATCATTTTTAAAAGAAAACAAACCTACACATGGTAAGCTATTTACTTTTAATAAAGAAAAACATAAAACTAGGTTGGCCGACGACTTGTTTAACCTTTCTAAAGGTGGAAAAAAAGTGTCGAGAACCGATTTCAAAAAAACCTTTTATAAGGTTATTGATAAGGCGGTAGTGGATTATTATAAATTCAACATCATTGTTTTTGATGCTGCTAAGACTTCTAATGAAGATGCAAAAACTAAACGCAGTAAAGTACTCGCACAATATGAGTCTGGTTATCGCTTTAAAGATTTAGCAAAACATAATTCAGTAGGACCAACAGCCAAAATGGGAGGCGATACTGGCTGGATTAAAGCTGGCGAAATGTCTGAGGCTTTTGATAACGAAGCTTTCAATGAAGACCATACGCTAAACGAAATTTTTTCTATTGACGATTTAGAAAATAAAAAATATTACCTCGTTATTAAAACCGAAAACAGAACACCTATTGAAGAAATTACAGTTTTAAAATTCACAGAAGATATTGAGTAA
- a CDS encoding TrmH family RNA methyltransferase, with translation MQLNHYNSNFKKQKHPITVLCDNVTNAPNIGSLFRIADAFGIEKLIFCGSDISLGKRMTKTSRSTEKYVNHRVENDIETQINILKANNYYLLALEISENSQALTAFKLQTKQPIALILGDENFGVSETILKQVDAAVHINMFGNNSSMNVVQATSIALYEITKQLNS, from the coding sequence ATGCAATTAAACCACTACAACTCCAACTTCAAAAAGCAAAAACATCCAATTACAGTACTATGTGATAATGTCACTAACGCTCCGAATATTGGAAGTTTATTCAGAATTGCAGATGCTTTTGGTATTGAAAAACTCATTTTTTGTGGTTCAGATATTTCATTAGGTAAACGCATGACAAAAACGTCGCGCTCTACTGAGAAGTATGTAAACCATCGTGTTGAAAATGATATCGAAACTCAGATCAACATTTTAAAAGCAAATAACTATTATTTACTTGCATTGGAAATTTCAGAAAACAGTCAGGCATTAACGGCTTTTAAATTACAAACAAAGCAACCTATTGCGCTTATTTTAGGTGATGAAAATTTTGGAGTATCTGAAACTATACTTAAGCAAGTAGATGCCGCTGTTCATATTAACATGTTTGGAAACAATAGCAGCATGAATGTAGTCCAAGCCACGAGTATTGCGCTTTATGAAATTACAAAACAACTTAATTCATAA
- the tsaD gene encoding tRNA (adenosine(37)-N6)-threonylcarbamoyltransferase complex transferase subunit TsaD, which yields MKKENIYILGIESSCDDTSAAILCNDQILSNVVADQKIHTEYGGVVPELASRAHQQNIVPVVHQAIEKAGIKKEQISAVAFTRGPGLMGSLLVGTSFAKSLAYGLDIPLIDVNHMQAHILAHFIDEENHKKPPFPFLAMTISGGHTQIVKVSSHFEMEVLGETIDDAVGEAFDKSGKVLGLGYPAGPEIDRRAQLGNPKAYQFTKPKVDGLNFSFSGLKTNILYFVQREVKANPNFIEENLNDICASIQYTIIGILMAKLKLAVKQTGINHIAIGGGVSANSGIRKALKDAEQKFGWTSYIPKFEYTTDNAAMIAIVGYLKYLEKDFSDFDVMATARLKI from the coding sequence ATGAAAAAAGAAAATATTTATATCCTCGGAATTGAGTCGTCTTGCGATGATACATCAGCTGCCATACTATGTAACGACCAAATTCTGAGCAATGTTGTTGCAGATCAAAAAATACATACAGAATATGGTGGTGTTGTACCAGAACTAGCGTCACGAGCCCATCAACAAAACATTGTTCCTGTCGTACACCAAGCTATTGAAAAAGCGGGAATTAAAAAAGAACAAATAAGCGCTGTTGCTTTTACAAGAGGCCCTGGTTTAATGGGTTCCTTATTGGTTGGAACTTCTTTTGCTAAATCTCTGGCTTACGGATTAGATATTCCATTGATTGATGTTAACCACATGCAAGCGCATATTTTAGCACATTTTATAGACGAAGAAAATCATAAAAAACCTCCTTTTCCTTTTTTAGCCATGACTATTTCTGGTGGACACACACAGATTGTAAAAGTGAGTAGTCATTTTGAAATGGAAGTTTTAGGGGAAACGATTGATGATGCTGTCGGTGAGGCTTTTGATAAGAGTGGTAAAGTTTTAGGTTTAGGCTATCCTGCAGGACCAGAAATTGACAGACGTGCACAACTTGGCAATCCGAAAGCGTATCAATTTACAAAACCAAAAGTAGATGGATTAAATTTCAGTTTTTCAGGTTTAAAAACGAACATTCTCTATTTTGTACAACGCGAAGTAAAAGCAAATCCGAACTTTATTGAAGAGAATCTTAATGATATCTGTGCTTCTATTCAATATACAATCATCGGTATTTTAATGGCGAAATTAAAATTAGCAGTTAAGCAAACTGGCATAAATCATATTGCGATTGGTGGCGGAGTTTCAGCAAATTCAGGTATTAGAAAAGCATTAAAAGACGCTGAACAAAAATTTGGTTGGACAAGCTATATTCCAAAATTTGAATACACTACAGATAATGCTGCAATGATTGCCATTGTTGGTTATTTAAAGTATTTAGAAAAGGATTTTTCTGATTTTGATGTGATGGCTACGGCACGATTGAAGATATAA
- a CDS encoding translocation/assembly module TamB domain-containing protein, translated as MGRYATDRINNDFKTNINIGRVGLQLNGDIELKEILIRDYKKDTLISVGELNSSIISFQNLMNSKLNFGDIDLQDVMFNLKTYKGETDTNLDVFVAKFDSDNPRVGPSEFLFSSSDVSIEGGIFRLIDENLETPKIFEFTELNANTTNFLINGPEVSSRINKFSFIDSRGIAVKNLMANFEYTLDHMIFGDLNIKTELSELKGDLRFNYKREDLKYFTDKVNVEASFRDSDISLTELNVFFDEFGTDQHADFNADLTGTLNNLEAKNLNISTTSNTRIIGDITFKNLFSKEEDSFALRGDFENLASNYRDLTALLPRLLGNSIPSVISKVGNFKIKGTSFITAKRIDADIEINTDLGFIKSNLQLTNLDNIDNASYIGNIVLDEFNIGELINDPLVKTATLNLDVDGKGFTIKNLKTEVKGDVFVLDYNGYTYRDIALSGDLGNSIFNGIVKVEDLNLQLDFNGLADFSEDLKKFDFKANVGYANLSNLNFVKRDSISEFRGLVTMSATGTTLDNAIGAINIKNTTYKNQDNNYNFEDFDIVSSFNDNERTIAINSPDIIDGKITGQFKTKDILGLVENSVGSIYTNFVPNMVDKDQYIDFRFNIYSKIATVFFKDLILGKNTFIEGRIETDEKGFELTFNSPEIKFNDYFANNINIDIDNSNPLFNTYIEIDSLNAGMYQASQFSLINVTRRDTLLIKSEFKGGTNNADDFNLSMFYTIDKTNKSVIGLKKSEVKFKGYDWLLNSERDTLNKVTFDRGFKSFDIFPIRITHDDEEILVSGKVIDSTNKNFNVGFKDVELVKITPRIDSLALRGIVNGKLDVVQKEGVYLPKSNVEISGFFVNDYDLGNLKANIEGNNSITNYNVDVTLVNDNLKSLDAKGTIDVAKSNPEIDLNVKFEEFLLDPLNPLGEGVINNIRGLVSGYANVTGSLNKPAIYGELLLDRAGLSIPYLNVDYGFDFDSKVSLRGQQFIFNDVAMTDSEYFSKGSLNGFIAHNNFSDWKLGLELNTDRLLVLNTEESEDELYYGTGFISGTAEIKGPTDQLTIKVINGRTEAGTEFFIPLNDSESFGDNTYIHFLSPEEKAARLKGDIVEQIEIKGLVLDFDLNVNENAVIEIVIDKEAGSTIKGRGVGGLNFLINTNGTFNMWGDFVVYDGTYNFKYGGFVEKKFKVEQGGSIVWEGDPMGAEINLKALYAGNANPSVLLDNPINQSIDVEVEIHLTGQLEQPDPQFDFHFPNVSSTVKSELEYRLSSKDERDNQALIFLATGGFSSSLGGANFTGTISERLTGIVNNLFGTSNGNLDIGIDLELGQDTPDLQTNNKFGLTLQTKISDKILVNGKVGVPFGSASQTVISGDVQIDLLLNEDGTLRAKVFNRENSIRNFGEEIGYTQGVGLSYNVEFDSFKEFLQIIFSGKNRSDKSEKKEKAKEENEDDLMPDYMTMKDKKSKTKS; from the coding sequence TTGGGTAGATACGCAACCGATAGAATTAATAACGACTTTAAAACTAATATTAATATTGGACGTGTTGGTCTTCAGCTTAATGGAGATATTGAACTGAAAGAAATACTGATTAGAGATTACAAAAAAGACACCCTTATTAGTGTTGGTGAATTAAATAGTTCCATCATTAGCTTTCAGAATTTAATGAATAGCAAACTCAATTTTGGAGATATAGATCTTCAAGATGTGATGTTTAATTTAAAAACTTATAAGGGTGAAACGGATACCAACTTAGATGTTTTTGTAGCTAAATTTGATAGTGATAACCCAAGAGTTGGTCCTAGTGAGTTTCTTTTTTCATCTAGTGATGTTTCTATTGAAGGCGGAATTTTTAGATTAATCGATGAAAACCTAGAAACTCCTAAAATCTTTGAATTTACGGAGTTAAATGCTAATACAACTAACTTTCTAATTAATGGTCCAGAGGTAAGTTCTCGAATTAATAAATTCAGTTTTATAGACAGTAGAGGTATTGCTGTTAAAAACCTAATGGCAAATTTTGAATACACCTTAGATCATATGATATTTGGTGATTTAAACATTAAAACTGAATTGTCAGAACTGAAAGGAGATTTAAGATTTAACTATAAACGTGAAGATTTAAAATACTTTACAGACAAAGTAAATGTTGAAGCGAGTTTTAGAGATTCTGATATTTCATTGACAGAATTAAACGTATTTTTCGATGAATTTGGAACGGATCAGCATGCTGATTTTAATGCAGATTTAACAGGAACGCTAAATAATCTTGAAGCTAAAAACCTCAATATAAGTACAACTTCAAATACAAGAATTATTGGAGATATTACGTTTAAAAATTTATTTAGTAAAGAGGAAGATAGTTTTGCCTTACGAGGGGATTTTGAAAATTTAGCTTCAAATTATAGAGATTTAACCGCCTTATTGCCAAGACTACTAGGGAATTCTATTCCAAGCGTGATTTCAAAGGTTGGTAATTTTAAGATAAAAGGAACATCATTTATTACGGCAAAGCGAATAGATGCAGATATCGAAATAAATACAGATTTAGGGTTTATTAAATCTAATTTACAATTGACGAATTTAGATAATATTGATAATGCCAGTTATATTGGAAATATTGTCCTAGATGAATTTAATATTGGAGAACTCATCAATGATCCATTAGTGAAAACTGCCACTTTAAATCTCGATGTTGATGGTAAAGGATTTACCATTAAGAATTTAAAAACAGAAGTAAAGGGTGATGTTTTTGTATTAGATTACAATGGGTATACGTACAGAGATATTGCACTTTCGGGAGATTTAGGGAATAGTATTTTTAACGGAATTGTAAAAGTTGAAGACCTTAATTTACAACTGGATTTTAACGGATTGGCAGATTTTTCCGAAGACCTTAAAAAATTCGATTTTAAAGCTAATGTTGGTTATGCAAACCTTAGTAATTTAAACTTTGTAAAACGAGATAGCATTTCGGAATTTAGAGGTTTAGTGACCATGTCTGCAACAGGTACAACCTTAGACAATGCCATTGGTGCCATCAATATAAAAAACACAACCTATAAGAATCAAGATAATAATTACAATTTTGAAGATTTTGATATTGTATCTTCCTTTAACGATAATGAACGTACGATTGCTATTAACTCACCAGATATTATTGATGGTAAAATAACAGGACAGTTTAAGACGAAAGATATATTAGGTTTGGTAGAAAATTCGGTTGGAAGTATTTATACCAATTTTGTACCTAATATGGTTGATAAAGATCAGTATATCGATTTTAGATTCAACATTTATTCAAAAATTGCCACTGTATTCTTTAAAGATTTAATCTTAGGAAAAAACACGTTTATTGAAGGCCGAATTGAAACCGATGAAAAAGGATTTGAACTCACCTTTAATTCACCAGAAATTAAATTTAATGATTACTTCGCAAATAATATCAACATCGATATTGATAATAGTAATCCGTTATTTAATACTTACATAGAAATAGATAGTCTTAATGCAGGTATGTACCAAGCGTCTCAATTTAGTCTTATTAACGTTACAAGGCGCGATACTTTATTAATTAAGTCTGAATTTAAAGGAGGTACAAATAATGCTGATGATTTTAATTTAAGCATGTTTTATACTATAGATAAAACGAATAAATCTGTTATAGGTTTAAAAAAATCTGAAGTAAAATTTAAAGGTTATGATTGGCTCTTAAATTCAGAAAGGGACACCTTAAATAAGGTGACTTTTGATAGGGGTTTCAAATCATTCGATATTTTTCCTATTAGAATAACACACGATGATGAGGAAATTTTAGTATCCGGAAAAGTCATAGATTCAACCAATAAAAACTTTAATGTAGGTTTTAAAGATGTTGAATTAGTAAAAATTACTCCTCGTATTGATAGTTTGGCATTAAGAGGGATTGTAAATGGTAAATTAGATGTGGTACAAAAGGAAGGTGTCTATTTACCAAAATCTAATGTAGAAATAAGTGGCTTTTTTGTAAATGATTATGATTTAGGAAACCTTAAAGCCAATATTGAAGGTAATAATTCTATAACCAATTACAATGTAGATGTAACTTTAGTTAATGATAATTTAAAATCATTAGATGCAAAGGGCACTATAGATGTTGCTAAGTCAAATCCGGAAATTGACTTAAATGTGAAATTTGAAGAGTTTCTGTTAGATCCCTTAAACCCATTAGGAGAAGGTGTTATTAATAATATCCGAGGTTTAGTGTCTGGTTATGCTAATGTCACAGGAAGCCTTAATAAACCTGCTATTTATGGAGAATTACTATTAGATAGGGCAGGCTTATCCATTCCATATCTTAATGTAGATTATGGTTTTGATTTCGATTCTAAAGTATCGCTTAGAGGTCAGCAATTTATTTTTAATGATGTTGCCATGACGGATTCTGAATACTTTTCTAAAGGCAGTCTAAATGGGTTTATCGCACATAATAACTTTTCAGATTGGAAACTAGGATTAGAATTAAACACAGACCGACTTTTAGTTTTAAACACGGAAGAATCTGAAGACGAACTATATTATGGTACAGGTTTTATTTCAGGAACAGCAGAGATTAAAGGCCCAACAGATCAATTAACTATTAAAGTTATAAATGGAAGAACAGAAGCCGGAACCGAGTTTTTTATTCCATTAAATGATTCTGAAAGTTTTGGAGACAATACTTATATTCATTTTTTAAGTCCAGAAGAAAAAGCGGCAAGACTAAAGGGAGACATTGTTGAGCAAATTGAAATCAAAGGTTTGGTGTTAGATTTTGATTTAAATGTAAATGAAAATGCAGTTATAGAAATAGTAATAGATAAAGAAGCAGGAAGTACTATAAAAGGAAGAGGAGTGGGAGGGTTAAACTTCTTAATCAATACCAACGGAACTTTTAATATGTGGGGAGATTTTGTGGTTTATGATGGAACGTATAACTTTAAGTATGGAGGCTTTGTTGAAAAGAAGTTTAAGGTAGAACAAGGAGGTAGTATTGTTTGGGAAGGTGATCCAATGGGAGCGGAAATAAACCTAAAGGCTCTATATGCAGGAAACGCAAATCCGTCAGTACTATTAGATAATCCCATTAATCAAAGTATTGATGTCGAAGTCGAAATTCATTTAACAGGTCAATTAGAACAGCCAGATCCTCAATTCGATTTTCATTTTCCTAATGTTAGTTCTACAGTAAAATCTGAGTTGGAATATAGGTTGTCATCAAAAGACGAACGCGACAATCAAGCTTTAATATTTTTAGCAACAGGAGGTTTTTCGAGTAGCTTAGGAGGTGCAAATTTTACGGGTACAATTTCAGAACGTTTAACGGGTATTGTAAATAACCTTTTTGGCACAAGTAATGGAAATTTAGACATAGGCATCGATCTTGAATTAGGACAAGACACTCCAGACTTACAAACTAATAATAAATTTGGTTTAACACTTCAAACCAAAATAAGTGATAAAATCTTGGTAAATGGTAAAGTTGGTGTACCTTTTGGAAGCGCTAGTCAGACCGTTATAAGTGGAGATGTGCAAATAGATTTATTGCTAAATGAAGACGGTACACTTAGAGCTAAAGTTTTTAACAGAGAAAACAGTATAAGAAACTTTGGTGAAGAAATTGGCTATACTCAAGGTGTAGGTTTGTCTTATAATGTTGAATTTGATTCTTTTAAAGAATTTCTTCAAATTATCTTTTCAGGAAAGAATAGAAGTGATAAAAGTGAAAAGAAAGAGAAAGCAAAGGAAGAAAATGAAGATGATTTGATGCCAGATTATATGACAATGAAAGATAAAAAGTCAAAAACTAAGTCTTAA
- the gap gene encoding type I glyceraldehyde-3-phosphate dehydrogenase has product MANLKLGINGFGRIGRIVFRATVKRDDVDVVAINDLLDVEHLAYLLKYDSVHGRFDGTVEVKDGHLVVDGKTIRVTAEKDPKNLKWDEAGATVVAECTGIFTTLETAQYHIDGGAKKVVISAPSKDAPMFVMGVNCDTLKATDTIVSNASCTTNCLAPIAKVIEDNFGIEEALMTTIHAATSTQFTVDAPSRKNYRLGRSALNNIIPSSTGAAKAVGKVIPELDGKLTGMAFRVPTVDVSVVDLTVKTKKDTTLAEIKAAMKKAAEGSMKGVLGYTEDAVVSQDFVSEERTSVFDADASIELNSKFFKLISWYDNEFGYSNKLIDLAQKANSL; this is encoded by the coding sequence ATGGCAAATTTAAAATTAGGAATCAACGGATTCGGTAGAATAGGAAGAATTGTATTTAGAGCAACAGTAAAACGTGATGACGTAGATGTTGTCGCAATTAACGATTTATTAGATGTAGAGCATTTAGCGTACTTATTAAAGTATGATTCTGTTCATGGAAGATTTGATGGAACGGTTGAAGTAAAAGATGGACACTTAGTAGTAGACGGAAAAACAATTCGTGTTACAGCAGAGAAAGATCCTAAAAATTTAAAGTGGGATGAAGCAGGAGCAACTGTTGTTGCCGAATGTACAGGTATTTTCACAACTTTAGAAACAGCTCAATATCATATTGATGGTGGTGCTAAAAAAGTAGTAATATCAGCTCCTAGTAAAGATGCTCCAATGTTTGTAATGGGAGTAAATTGTGATACATTAAAAGCTACTGATACTATTGTATCTAATGCGTCTTGTACAACTAACTGTTTAGCACCAATCGCTAAAGTAATTGAAGATAACTTCGGAATTGAAGAAGCTTTAATGACTACAATTCACGCAGCAACATCTACACAGTTTACAGTAGATGCACCTTCACGTAAAAATTACCGTTTAGGTCGTTCTGCTCTTAATAATATTATTCCTTCTTCAACAGGTGCAGCAAAAGCAGTAGGTAAAGTAATTCCTGAATTAGACGGGAAACTTACTGGTATGGCGTTTAGAGTACCAACTGTAGATGTATCGGTAGTAGATTTAACAGTGAAAACGAAAAAAGACACAACTTTAGCAGAGATTAAAGCAGCAATGAAAAAAGCAGCTGAAGGATCTATGAAAGGTGTTTTAGGATATACTGAAGATGCTGTAGTGTCTCAAGATTTTGTAAGTGAAGAAAGAACTAGTGTTTTTGATGCAGATGCGTCTATTGAACTTAATTCAAAATTCTTCAAATTAATTTCTTGGTATGATAACGAATTTGGTTATTCAAACAAATTGATTGATTTAGCTCAAAAAGCAAATAGTCTTTAA
- a CDS encoding N-acetylglucosamine kinase — MILITDGGSTKCDWIAIDSDGKQAVDKIRTKGLNPAIVAEKKLNKTIRKSKELMAIASDVTHIYFYGAGCGTEKPTLLLKSILESYFVNATVEVREDTYAAVRACINSNDEAAVVCILGTGSNCSYYDGEDLHQRVNSLGFILMDDASGNYFGKQLIRDYYFKKMPDTISVAFAHKHNLEADFIKYNLYKQTNPSAYLADHAEFMFINKDSEYISNLITNGIRLFTENMILQYKEELENGVPVHFAGSIAYFGQDEIKQVAKEYGFNVGNFVRRPIEGLVNYHVKNL; from the coding sequence ATGATTTTAATTACAGATGGAGGTTCTACAAAATGCGATTGGATTGCAATCGACTCTGATGGTAAACAAGCCGTTGATAAAATTAGAACCAAAGGTTTAAACCCTGCAATTGTAGCAGAAAAAAAACTGAATAAAACAATTCGTAAGAGTAAAGAATTAATGGCAATTGCTAGCGATGTTACACATATTTATTTTTATGGTGCAGGCTGCGGTACGGAGAAACCAACCCTGTTATTAAAATCAATTTTGGAATCGTATTTCGTTAACGCAACAGTAGAAGTTAGAGAAGATACCTATGCAGCAGTTAGAGCATGTATTAATTCTAATGATGAAGCTGCAGTAGTTTGTATACTAGGAACAGGTTCTAATTGTAGTTATTATGATGGTGAAGATTTACACCAACGTGTAAATAGTCTTGGATTTATATTAATGGACGATGCCAGTGGAAACTATTTTGGTAAACAATTAATTAGAGATTACTACTTTAAAAAAATGCCAGATACTATTAGTGTGGCATTCGCTCATAAGCATAATTTAGAGGCCGATTTTATTAAGTATAATCTTTATAAACAAACCAATCCAAGTGCCTATTTAGCAGATCATGCGGAATTTATGTTTATTAATAAAGATTCAGAATATATTAGCAATCTTATAACTAACGGAATTCGCTTGTTTACAGAAAATATGATTCTTCAATATAAAGAGGAGTTAGAAAATGGTGTTCCAGTTCATTTTGCAGGTTCTATAGCGTATTTTGGTCAAGATGAAATTAAGCAAGTCGCTAAAGAATATGGATTTAACGTCGGTAATTTTGTAAGACGACCAATTGAAGGTTTAGTTAATTATCACGTAAAAAATCTTTAA
- the pfkA gene encoding 6-phosphofructokinase, translating into MLQTIKKIGVLTSGGDAPGMNAAIRAVVRTCAFHDIKCYGIYRGYEGMIDGDFEEMDARSVRGIINKGGTILKSARSKGFRTKEGRQTAYEQLKKAGIDAFVVIGGDGSFTGAMIFNKEFNFPVMGIPGTIDNDIFGTTHTLGYDTALNTVVEVIDKIRDTASSHNRLFFIEVMGRDVGHIALNVGIAGGAEEILIPEEDLGLDRLVESLKRSKKSGKTSSIVVVAEGDKIGKSVFELKDYVDQNMEDYDVRVSVLGHMQRGGPPSCFDRVFASRMGVKAVESLITGKSNYMVGMKNDVIELTPFDQAVKGKSKINKELLRVSDIMSI; encoded by the coding sequence ATGCTACAAACAATAAAAAAAATAGGTGTTTTAACATCTGGAGGAGATGCGCCAGGAATGAACGCTGCAATTAGAGCTGTAGTAAGAACTTGTGCTTTTCACGATATAAAATGCTACGGTATTTATAGAGGTTATGAGGGAATGATTGATGGAGATTTCGAAGAAATGGATGCTCGTAGTGTAAGAGGTATCATTAATAAAGGAGGCACAATTTTAAAATCAGCACGTTCTAAAGGGTTCAGAACTAAAGAAGGTAGACAAACAGCCTACGAGCAATTAAAAAAAGCTGGTATTGATGCTTTTGTTGTTATAGGTGGAGATGGTAGTTTTACTGGAGCTATGATTTTTAATAAAGAATTCAATTTTCCAGTCATGGGAATCCCTGGTACTATAGATAATGATATTTTTGGTACAACACATACATTAGGTTACGATACGGCTTTAAATACAGTTGTAGAAGTTATAGATAAAATTAGAGATACAGCCAGTTCACATAACAGATTGTTTTTTATTGAAGTTATGGGAAGAGATGTTGGACACATTGCGTTGAACGTTGGAATTGCTGGTGGTGCAGAAGAAATTTTAATTCCTGAGGAAGATTTAGGATTAGATAGACTTGTTGAGTCTTTAAAACGAAGTAAAAAATCTGGAAAAACATCTAGTATCGTAGTTGTAGCTGAAGGTGATAAAATAGGTAAAAGCGTTTTTGAACTTAAGGATTATGTTGATCAAAACATGGAAGATTACGACGTAAGAGTATCCGTACTTGGACATATGCAACGTGGAGGGCCACCATCATGTTTTGATAGAGTTTTTGCTAGCAGAATGGGAGTAAAAGCTGTAGAAAGTTTAATTACAGGTAAAAGTAATTATATGGTTGGTATGAAAAACGATGTCATAGAATTAACACCATTTGACCAAGCAGTAAAAGGAAAATCTAAAATAAACAAGGAACTTTTAAGAGTTTCTGATATAATGTCAATTTAA
- a CDS encoding DUF4159 domain-containing protein, which yields MRIIFTLYFLLFTIFSFSQDVAILKYKGGGDWYSNPTALPNLVKYCNDNIDTNINESIQTVEAGSIDIFQFPFLHMTGHGNVFFSDDDAENLRNYLVSGGFLHIDDNYGLAPYITKELKKVFPNSELIEIPKDHKIFSSAFEFPNGLPKIHEHDGKAPQAFGIFHDSRLVLLFTFESDLGDGWEDQEVHNDPEDVREKALKMGANIVKYAFEN from the coding sequence ATGAGAATCATTTTTACTTTATACTTTTTACTTTTTACTATTTTCTCGTTTTCTCAAGATGTCGCCATCCTAAAGTATAAAGGCGGAGGTGATTGGTACAGCAACCCAACGGCTTTGCCGAATTTGGTAAAATATTGTAACGATAATATTGATACAAATATTAACGAAAGTATTCAAACTGTTGAAGCAGGTAGTATTGATATTTTTCAGTTTCCTTTTTTACATATGACAGGTCATGGTAATGTCTTCTTTAGTGATGATGATGCCGAAAATTTAAGAAATTATCTCGTTTCTGGTGGTTTTCTTCATATTGACGACAATTACGGATTGGCTCCTTACATTACTAAAGAATTGAAGAAAGTATTTCCAAATAGTGAATTAATTGAAATTCCTAAAGATCATAAAATATTCAGTTCGGCTTTTGAATTTCCAAATGGTTTACCTAAAATCCATGAACACGACGGAAAAGCACCACAAGCTTTTGGGATTTTTCATGATAGTAGATTAGTACTTTTATTCACGTTTGAAAGTGATTTAGGTGATGGCTGGGAAGATCAAGAAGTCCATAATGACCCTGAAGACGTTAGAGAAAAAGCATTAAAAATGGGAGCTAATATTGTTAAATATGCTTTTGAGAATTGA